In a single window of the Coriobacteriia bacterium genome:
- a CDS encoding alanine--glyoxylate aminotransferase family protein, with the protein MQKKYLMTPGPTPVPAEVLLTQAAPIIHHRTPDFSAAFKQAIEGLKYVFQTEGDVLLFASSGTGVMEAAIANSFCAGDTVVVCRNGKFGDRQKNIAEVYGLNIIDLKYEWTSVVDPADVATALEENPGVRGVIVTQSETSSGVLNDVKAIGAIVAEYPDCLLIVDSITGIGAVDCKTDEWGLDIVMTGSQKGLMLPPGLAACTVSEKAWKAYERSTLPKFYFDFMKYKKNIANDTTPFTPAVSLVLGLVVSLQMIMDEGLENTIARHAKLAEATRKGCEALGLTLFAPAEGRGSAVTPVWVPEGVDGKKIVSILKNKYGITIAGGQDDYAGKIFRVGHLGYFGEFDIITTLAGLEMTLAELGYEFERGAGIVAAEAVFMGE; encoded by the coding sequence ATGCAGAAGAAGTACCTGATGACGCCGGGCCCCACGCCGGTACCCGCCGAGGTGCTGCTCACGCAGGCCGCACCGATCATCCACCACCGCACGCCCGACTTCTCGGCGGCCTTCAAGCAGGCTATCGAGGGCTTGAAGTACGTCTTCCAGACCGAGGGCGACGTGCTGCTGTTCGCAAGTTCGGGCACCGGCGTGATGGAGGCTGCGATCGCCAACAGCTTCTGCGCGGGTGACACCGTGGTCGTGTGCCGCAACGGCAAGTTCGGCGATCGCCAGAAGAACATCGCCGAGGTCTACGGCCTCAACATCATCGACCTCAAGTACGAGTGGACGAGCGTAGTGGACCCGGCCGACGTGGCCACGGCCCTCGAGGAGAACCCGGGCGTGCGCGGCGTGATCGTCACGCAGTCCGAGACCTCCTCGGGCGTACTGAACGACGTGAAGGCCATCGGCGCGATCGTGGCCGAGTACCCCGACTGCCTGCTCATCGTGGACAGCATCACGGGCATCGGCGCAGTGGACTGCAAGACCGACGAGTGGGGTCTCGATATCGTGATGACCGGCTCGCAGAAGGGTCTCATGCTCCCGCCGGGCCTTGCCGCCTGCACCGTGAGCGAGAAGGCTTGGAAGGCCTACGAGCGCTCCACGCTGCCGAAGTTCTACTTCGACTTCATGAAGTACAAGAAGAACATCGCCAACGACACCACGCCGTTCACCCCGGCCGTCTCGCTCGTGCTCGGTCTCGTGGTCTCGCTTCAGATGATCATGGACGAGGGCCTCGAGAACACCATCGCCCGTCACGCCAAGCTCGCCGAGGCCACCCGCAAGGGCTGCGAGGCGCTCGGCCTCACGCTCTTCGCGCCGGCCGAAGGTCGCGGCAGCGCGGTCACGCCCGTGTGGGTTCCGGAGGGCGTGGACGGCAAGAAGATCGTGAGCATCCTCAAGAACAAGTACGGCATCACCATCGCCGGCGGCCAGGACGACTACGCGGGCAAGATCTTCCGCGTGGGGCACCTCGGCTACTTCGGCGAGTTCGACATCATCACCACGCTTGCGGGCCTCGAGATGACGCTCGCCGAGCTGGGCTACGAGTTCGAGCGCGGCGCGGGAATCGTTGCCGCCGAAGCCGTCTTCATGGGGGAGTAG
- the serA gene encoding phosphoglycerate dehydrogenase produces MKVLVADKISDSGIEKLRADGYEVDVKTGLSEDELVAIIAEYDAMIVRSATKATRPIIEAGGKLKIIGRAGVGIDNVDVAAATERGVIVCNAPTSNIVSAAEQTITLMLATARNTAQANASMKQGKWERSKFTGTEVYEKTLAIVGLGRIGTLVAERARGLGMKLIGYDPYTSEERAASLGVTLYPTIDELLPLADFLTVHLPKTKETIGMFGAEQFGKMKDGVRLVNTARGGIYQMDALVDALKSGKVSSAGIDVFEVEPCTESPLHELENVVLTPHLGASTEEAQDRAGDQIAELIAAGLRGDMVETAVNIAPVPPEVMEAVGPYVPVAEALGTGIGQIARGPVSQIEVHFIGHLADQDTRILKTAMLKGLLTVVGQDAVNFVNANHYAEQRGISVTENKRVESMDYVSLMVVVAKAGDREFKLGATLIGKKNEPRLVVFNEFAIDMAPSAHMLFMEYSDVPGVVGKVGTALGENEINIASMQVGRTGEGGTALMGINVDTAIPDALMERINAKAEVSEAWNIEL; encoded by the coding sequence ATGAAGGTACTGGTAGCAGACAAGATCAGCGACAGCGGCATCGAGAAGCTCCGTGCCGACGGCTACGAGGTAGACGTCAAGACGGGGCTCTCCGAGGACGAGCTGGTGGCGATCATCGCGGAGTACGACGCCATGATCGTGCGCTCGGCCACCAAGGCCACCCGCCCGATCATCGAGGCCGGCGGCAAGCTCAAGATCATCGGTCGCGCCGGCGTGGGCATCGACAATGTGGACGTGGCCGCGGCCACCGAGCGCGGCGTGATCGTGTGCAACGCACCGACCTCCAACATCGTGTCGGCCGCCGAGCAGACCATCACGCTGATGCTCGCCACCGCGCGCAACACCGCGCAGGCGAACGCCAGCATGAAGCAGGGCAAGTGGGAGCGCTCCAAGTTCACCGGTACCGAGGTGTACGAGAAGACGCTCGCCATCGTGGGCCTCGGCCGCATCGGCACGCTCGTGGCAGAGCGCGCCCGCGGGCTGGGGATGAAGCTCATCGGCTACGACCCCTATACGAGCGAGGAGCGCGCCGCGTCGCTTGGCGTGACGCTCTACCCGACGATCGACGAGCTCCTGCCGCTGGCCGACTTCCTCACGGTGCACCTGCCGAAAACGAAAGAGACCATCGGCATGTTCGGCGCCGAGCAGTTCGGCAAGATGAAGGACGGCGTGCGGCTCGTGAACACCGCCCGCGGCGGCATCTACCAGATGGACGCCCTCGTGGACGCGCTCAAGAGCGGCAAGGTGTCCTCGGCTGGCATCGACGTGTTCGAGGTCGAGCCGTGCACCGAGTCGCCGCTCCACGAGCTGGAGAACGTCGTGCTCACGCCGCACCTTGGCGCGTCCACCGAGGAGGCTCAGGACCGTGCCGGCGACCAGATCGCCGAGCTCATCGCCGCCGGGCTGCGTGGCGACATGGTGGAGACGGCCGTGAATATCGCGCCGGTGCCGCCGGAAGTGATGGAGGCCGTGGGGCCGTACGTGCCGGTGGCCGAGGCGCTCGGCACCGGTATCGGCCAGATCGCACGGGGCCCGGTCTCGCAGATCGAGGTTCACTTCATCGGTCATCTCGCCGACCAGGACACCCGCATCCTCAAGACCGCGATGCTCAAGGGTCTGCTCACCGTGGTGGGCCAGGACGCGGTGAACTTCGTGAACGCGAACCACTATGCCGAGCAGCGCGGGATCTCGGTCACCGAGAACAAGCGCGTTGAGAGCATGGACTACGTGAGCCTGATGGTCGTTGTGGCCAAGGCCGGCGACCGCGAGTTCAAGCTGGGCGCCACGCTCATCGGCAAGAAGAACGAGCCGCGCCTCGTGGTGTTCAACGAGTTCGCGATCGACATGGCGCCGTCGGCGCACATGCTGTTCATGGAGTACTCGGACGTGCCCGGCGTCGTGGGCAAGGTGGGTACCGCACTCGGCGAAAACGAGATCAACATCGCGTCGATGCAAGTGGGCCGCACGGGCGAGGGTGGCACGGCGCTCATGGGCATCAACGTGGACACGGCGATCCCCGACGCGCTCATGGAGCGCATCAACGCCAAGGCCGAGGTGTCCGAGGCCTGGAACATCGAGCTGTAG